The DNA region TTAATTATGTGGGGCCACCTAAAAAGTTAAGGATAACAATTATAATCTCTTATGAAAGAacttcataacaattataatCTCTTATGAAAGAACTTCAATCAAGCTTTCCATACATTAGTAACGTTATTTCTAAGAGCTTCAATCAAGCTTCTCATTtcgcctctaagagtacatacttatcataaaggtcggaacagggcctcgccataccaaacaatacacgtctaaatcatattgaccaaacaagcaactccagagcaaatggagcgcaccaacatcttccgctgagctgatagcatACTTGGCGGACTCTCgatctgtctatcgggacttgcgggcatgaaacacagtatCCCCAGGCAAATGGGGCATCAGTAACAATAATGTATCGAGTTCTTGAGCTTCTCAATCGAAAGTAATACTCGAAAGTAAGCATtgtttctctctctagaattTTTTCTCTCAAGAGTCGTTGCTACAGTGTCATGAACAGCAGCATAACGCTTCACTGTTGATCCAATAAAACAGTGATTCGCTACTGTTCATCACagaaaagttggaattttgagcTTCAATGGCCACAATGGCCGACGACCAGCCACCTTTTCCGGCTGGCCAGCCCTCTCCCTCCATCGCCCCAACAAATACGACCACAGAATCTAATCCCCAGCCTTTAGATTTCTCGAAAATCCTGAAACCTTCAACACTAAACAGTGTCCTAAAGGAACAAGCCAATTTTGTTGAACCAATTGCACTTCGTCGAGCTAGTTTGCTTAATGGACAACCTTTTATTAAGTTTACTGAAGCAGAGGTGGAGCGAATGAATGCGATTGAAGGATTGACATATGCAGTAGTTTGTAAATTCTCATATGGATGGCCTGAGCTTAATGAACTACGCCGAATTGTCCCTCTTCAATGTGGAATTAAAGGCGAGTGTAATATTGGATATCTTCGCGACATGCACATATTAATTCGATTGACGTTATGGCGATTTTACGTCGAAGAGTGAGTATTATGTGAAAGACAAGGTGGGTTACGAACATTAATAAACAACGTTGATTTATGATGCAAAATTCAAGGCCGGGGAGGAAACACCAAAGGTAATGGCGTGGATTTCGTTTCCAAATTTGTTACCAACTTTTTTCGTTAAGGAGTGTAAATTCCTTGGCGTCAGCTGTGGGTGATTCTCTTCATCTTGATATGGCTACTATTAATAAAATGAGGCCTAGTTGTGTACGAGTGAAAGTCCTTGTTGATTTGCTAGCTAACCTACCTAAGAAGGTGCATATAGATATCGAGAATGAAGCAACTGGAGTTGTGGGGACTGAATGGGTAACTATTAAATATGATTTTTTGCCCAAATACTGTAAAGAGTGTAAGCTGCAGGGCCATGACATGATTGAGTGTTGGAGGATTTATCCAGAACTAATGGAGAATAACACTACTGAGCAACAAGCTGGGAATGAAGTTACTAAACAAGGTGAGCAGGCTACTGTAGCAGCAAACTTAAATCAACCGGGGCCTTTAATGATTTTGTCGAGTGGCAAAGTGGTAGGCAATGTGAATGGTAATGGTAAGGAACAATGGAAAGAGGTGAGTGATAATCGTACTAAGAAGGTTGTTATTCATAAGGAAATTCAAGCAACTACTGGAAAAGAAATAATTTCAGTTAATCAAGGTGAAAGATGGGCATGTAAATACTACTGTGGTGCAGAAGCAGATTCAAACTGCTAATAATGTTGTGGTAGTGCACAAAAGGGGGGAGTTTATGAGGCTAACAATAAGCTGGTAGTAGTAGAAGATAGTAATAATCGAACTCCTACACCTGGTCCAATTACTATTGGGAAAACACTtaatgcagcaacaccaaaatTTAATCCTAAGTCTCATGGGACTGGGGTGTCTAAGGAAGGTAATAAAGGCAGCTCGATcgataaagttaaggacacattTGCAGCAAATAAAGAGTCTACCTCACAATGGGTGCAAAGAATTTTTGGTGGTAATTTAGTTGCTATCAATACATCATGCTAGGAAATCCCATCTCAAGACTCACTCGATGCAGATACTTTGCTAAAAGATTTTGGAAAAATTCAGTTGGGTGATGACAAGTTATGGACTAATCAAATTGAGGAGGATTAAGAGGAAAGTGAACTACTGGGAGATGAGGAAGATAGTGATGATCAAGACATAGATGAAGATGATCAAGATGGAGAAGAGGAACAAAGTGTGGATAGACAAGGTGTAAAAGCTGTGACAGCACATAATGACAACCAGCAACTTCTTGAAGCTCCAACTGTGCAAAAATGTGAGAAACAAAAGCTGCAAATACAGAATTCTCCTGTAGCTATAGTTACTCCTAATAGGATTAATGACCACCCTAATGTGGAGAATAATTTGTTGAATGATTCTGGGGGTACTAGAGGAGATAAAAGTGGTATAGGTGATGAGCCAAACTCTGCTGAGATTGACAAACACGATATGAATGGGCAACAAAATAAGGAGGAGCAGCTTATTGTAAACATTGTTCCATTGGATGCTGCGGAAAAAAATCCAATGAAGGAAAAGCTAATGCTGAAAAATCACTGATCCCCAATCCCATGAGAAATCAACTGGAAGCTCAACAGAAGGATCATGGTGATTATAAGAATGTGGGAGTCAAAGGGAGAGATATGGATGAAGAATCTACGACACAGAACTTTATAAATATGGAAAGGCAAGGTGATCTTTCACATAGAGAAATTGAGAAAGGAAAATCTGCTAGGAGGGGAAAGAAGAAGCAATCCAGAGAGAATCAAAGTGTAGTTCCATCCGGGGTTCAAACAAGAAGGACCCTATCTAAATCGCACAATCAATGATGATTGCTATAATTTGGAATGTGAGATCGGTGAATACAAAGAAAGCCTTTGAGAGGCTTGTCAATATGTAGAGGCAACATCATTTTCAATTCATAGGGATCATGCAACCAATGCAAAAAGCAAGGAAGGTAGAAAGGTATAGAAGAAAGATTGGAATGCCACAAGCCTTCGTTAATGTCTCAAATAAAATTTGGGTGTTTGTAGATGAAGATCATGAAGTTGAAATCATCATTAATATTGGAGCAACAACTGACCTTAAAGCTGACAAACATGGATATCCAAATGTCTTTCATTGTTAcctttgtttatgcaaaatatgaTTCTACTAAAAGAATCGAGTTGTGGGACAGTTTATATGCAATTGCAAGGGACGTGTCTCTTCCTTGGCTAGTCGGAGGAGATTTTAATGTTATTTGGGATGAAGAAGAATAGTTTGGTGGTCTGCCCGTGCATATGAATGAAGTTATTGATTTTAGGCATTGTGTAAATACATGCAACTTATTTGATCTTGGATTTAAATGGAGTATTTACACTTGGTGGAATGGGCGAGGTGAAGATGACTGCATTTTTAAGCGACTCGACAGATGcttagtgtcacgccccaaaatcaaggagtgcgaccgacgctcaaccgagtgaacccgaccaagcaagcctgttagattccttctacccaaactcattcatgaataaggagaatatatgttttcctcaattaaacaataaagtgatcatgtctgcaattaccaatttcttaccaatagtttcaccatttttaaagtctcaaatggacaagtaatacaaccacaacatagcatagtttttctttccccagcaccaatacacaacccacactatgtctacggagcctctatagataaagaagagtacaatgataatgccggcaacaaggccgtggctatacctcaaacagaatacacaagtACAAAAGACTCATGACCCTGGAAAGAAGTGGGTCTCACTAAGTCAGTTGGAAaaaaggtgcactgctatcactgatcaatatctcctactgtggaaccacctgtatccattgaaagatgcagcgcctctggcaaaagggacgttagtaccgccaaataatactagtatgtataactaaacaccctctcaatagaaagataattaatacaaacaagattatcataatatcaatgaaagacttaatcaacatcaaacctcaatttaggatcaagacattgttcaaattaattttcatatctcacattaggagatttttagtatcgatataccattgtccgtaataccagtgttcacaataccaatgccaccgtacttttagcacggagtccgatcacgacccgatcggctaggctatctcattagagaatcatccacaattactatcaataccaataccaccgtaaatttagtacggagtccgatcacgacccgatcggctaggctatctcattagagaatcaaccataattactgtcaatatcaataccactgtAAATTtaatacggagtccgatcacgacccgaccggctaggccattagagacatcaaccacaattactatcattaTCAATACCACCGTAAGTTTAGCaaggagtctgatcacgacccgatcggctaggctgtcttattcgagacatcaacctttttatatcaatcatcgcatttcatacttcttttacatcttttcatttcattggtactagtggccataattataagatcatccttggcacattggccatattcagtatttcatgctcacgtTATCAATTttaaatatcatcctcatcatcaacaacaaacacaattcaaattaAAGAGTGTAGTATACATGTGAGAAATTTAGAGTCTAAtacacatagagatatttcacaaaatttggcataatagccttcatttgaacttgacttaaagtcgaaccattattaatgcacaacccatattttaacacatcctcaattggtaacataacatgaatagagcatttgggatgcttgttgaacatatatctttcaacccaatcttactcggaatagccaatttcataataaATCACTcaggacttacataatttacatgaatatcgtgggattcaattctaagagaagagtttagccaacatacctcacttgagctccCTTACACTCTAAAACGTTCCgcaattcttagcaacttcaatctattttagtaatataataaattgaatcaaaattaggaagatgatcatagttctagctcagttgagcattttatcaaacactaggtgtgcataaggtttcaatgtcctttttatgaaggacttcatcatcccacaacccaatcattaccatttttagctcaacaatctttctacaccctttgatagcACATGCATGTAAAACAAACAACTTTCATGCCCAGaaatttatcttgctagttaccaattttaagaaaatttcgaaattaggggttagggtgtagaatctttcCTCTAGTATGAAGACCTAGTAAGCtttccttcttaatcttccaaaacttgagtaaaaattgaagaaaaattatggaagaacaccttctcactctagggcactctctctcacgttaaaatatcaaattatgtctcaaaaatggccccaaagagtgtatttaacaaaatagggtcgggttttaaaaacccaaaaatggagctctagaacaaggtatgcgatcgcatattggtcgcataattggtgtccaaaatgaccaaaaatctacctgagtctgcggtcactatgcggtctgcataactgttttgcggtcgcatagtgcaccgcataacagttatgcggtcgcatagtcaatTTCATAATTGCTTTCAACTGACCCCATTAACttcctcactctgcggccattatgcggtccgcagagtgattctgcggtcgcacaatggaccgcagaaatacacttttctgccaaaaattttcctttactttccggtacattgttcaacccaaaaagtccgagccgcgacGAGGTTgcgagccgcgaagaatttctataatactCAACAtgtaaaaccaattcggcaccaaaaatattactttcttttgcaaaattttacggtgCTTTACACTTAagcacttcaaaatttttcggggtgttacacttAGCCAATATAGAATTTCAGCATATGTTTGCAAGATTAGAGATTACTCATCTATCTAAGATAGGTTCAGACCACTGTCCGATGATGTTGAGCGTAAATGCCTCGACAGTGCCAATTAAGAAAACATTCAAATTTCTTAATTTCTGGACCAAGCATACATCATCCAAAGATGTTGTAGCAGAGAACTGGACTGTTGATTTTCATGCTAACCCTTTTACTTTGTTCAATCACAAGCTCAAAAAGGTGAAGAAGGCCCTTTCAATATGGAGCAAGGATACAAATGGAAACATCTTTCAAAATATTGCTAGTTTGGAAAAGGTTGTCTTAGTCTATGAAGCACAGTTTGAATTGAATCCTTCTTTTCAGAATAGAGAAAGGCTTATGAAAGTTCAAGCAAACTTCATAAAATATTTAGCTTTGGAGGAGGAATTTTGGAAGCAAAAATCTAGAATGTCATGGTTCACAGATGGAGATAGGAACACAAAGTTTTTTCATGCTCAAGTTAATGGAAGAAGGAAAAGGTTGGAATTGAAGAGAATTCAAAATAGCGCGGGCAATTGGATTGAAGATACAACAGTTATGGCAGATGAAGCTGTGAAATTTTTCAATGCTCAATTTCATAAAGATAAGGTTCCTGAAGTATTTGGGATACTGGATCATGTGCCACACATGGTGAATAATGAATAGGATGAAATGCTCATGAGGCAGCCTACCAAAGATGAAGTGCAAGAGGCAGTGTTTGGGCTCAATGGGGACAATGCAGGGGGACCTAATGGTTTCACTGGGTGTTTTTTCCACAAATGCTGGGATATAGTCGGAGATGGTGTGTATGACATGGTTAGAGCTTTCTTCAATGGACAAAATTTACCAAAGTTTGTGACTCACTCAAATTTGGTGTTATTACCTAAGAAGAAAGAGGTTAATACTTATTCTGATATGCGACCAATTAGCCTTAGCAATTTTATAAATAAAGTCTTCTCGAGGATTATTCATGAGATACTTCCTAATCTAATATTAGACGAGCGTGCAGGTTTTGTTAAGGAGAGAAGCATCGTTGAGAATGTGCTgctaattcaagaaataatcatagatATTAGAATAAGAACTAAAGCAGGGCTTAATGTTGTGATAAAATTAGACATGACTAAAGCCTATGATGGATTATCTTGGCTTTTCCTGACTAAGGTTCTGAGGAAGATGGGATTTGAAGAAAGATTCATAGGTTTGGTTTTTGGAATCATCTCAAACAATTGGTATTCTGTGTTGTTAAATTGGCAGCCTTATGTATTCTTCAACTCGACAAGAGGAGTGAAACAAGGAGATCCAGTATCTCCTACTCTTTTTATCCTGGCAACTGAAGCACTATCAAGAGGTTTGAATGTACTTCAtttgaatttatatttttgtgGATTTGGTTTGCCTAAATGGAGTCCAAAAATCAATCATCTCGCATACGTCGATGACACTATTATCTTTTCCTCCTATGATGCTACATCTTTGCAATTGATAATGGAAGTGTCATCTGCGCATGAAGTTGCTTCTGGTCAGCTAATTAATAAATCTAAATCTGAAGTTTATATGCATCATTTTACACTTGAGAGAGTAGTGAGCAAGGTTCAAAGGATAACTAGCATCAGTAGGCAAGATTTTCCATTTATATATCTTGGTTGTCCTATATTCTACACTAGAAGAAAAATAGATCATTATCAAGGTCTCATCACCAAAGTCATGGATAAGCTACAATCTTGGAAAGGTAAGTTGTTAGCAATTGGAGGTAGAGCTATATTGATTTCACATGTTTTGCAAAGTATGCCAATCCACTTGCTGTCAGCTGTCAATCCCCCTCCCTATATTATAAACAAGCTTCACAAGATGTTTGCTCAATATTTTGGAGTAGTGTTGTTGGTGCAAAGAGTAGACATTGGACATCTTGGGACAAATTGTGTCTTCCATGAGAAGAGGGAGGAGTAGATTTTCGATCACTGCATGATATCTCCAAAGTTTTATTTTGTAAGTTATGGTGGAACTCTAGAACAAAACCTAGCTTATGGAGTTCATTCATAAGTCAAAAGTACTGTAAGAAGCTCAATCCTATTATTGTTCCTTGGCTATATGGATCACATATATGGAAGAAGATGTTAGAATGTAGAGATCTTGTCGAACATCATATTGGATGGCATTTAAAAATGGGATCGTCTCTCTTTTGGTATGAAAACTGGACATGGCTTGGAGCTTTATATTTTGTCGTACCTCCAGAATTTGTCATTTACAATTCTATCAATAATGTATATGAGATAGTGCACGTTGGTGTATGGGATGTTGATAGATTGATGGACGTTTTGCCTGAGGAGTTAGAAGTATATATACTGGGGAATATTAAACCCCTAGCTGCTATTGATGTGCTAGACAAAACATACTGGATGTTGGAATCAAGAGGGGATTTTATTGTAAAATTTGCTTGGGAGTTTTTGAGGAGAAGGAATGATCCTGCGATGTCATACAGTAAAATATGGGTAAAGGGATTGCCTTTTAAAATATCTTTCTTCTTGTGGAAGGTTTGGAAAGAAAAGTTGCCTTTAGATGATTGGATGAGACGATTGGGATATTTTATGATATCAAAATTTTGGTGTTGTGTTCAATTTCAGGAATCACTGCCTCGTCTGTTTTTTACATCAGTTGCAGCTACAAAAGTATGGACTTATTTCCTATCAAATGCAGGAATAAGTATGGAAGGTTTGACACTACACCGGGCAGTTGTTAAATGCTGGACAATAAAAGTTATACCATGATTGTAGCCTATTCTACAAGCATTACATGCGATCATCGTGTGGGAGTTATGAAAAAGAAGGAACAGTCAGAAATATGGTGAG from Nicotiana tabacum cultivar K326 chromosome 24, ASM71507v2, whole genome shotgun sequence includes:
- the LOC142178143 gene encoding uncharacterized protein LOC142178143, producing MFARLEITHLSKIGSDHCPMMLSVNASTVPIKKTFKFLNFWTKHTSSKDVVAENWTVDFHANPFTLFNHKLKKVKKALSIWSKDTNGNIFQNIASLEKVVLVYEAQFELNPSFQNRERLMKVQANFIKYLALEEEFWKQKSRMSWFTDGDRNTKFFHAQVNGRRKRLELKRIQNSAGNWIEDTTVMADEAVKFFNAQFHKDKVPEVFGILDHVPHMVNNE